In a genomic window of Schistocerca gregaria isolate iqSchGreg1 chromosome 5, iqSchGreg1.2, whole genome shotgun sequence:
- the LOC126272604 gene encoding trypsin-1-like: MGSRIVGGTQVSISQYPWQLYFTIGNYMCGASIISNTWALSAAHCVDGFSTNQMLLRAGTSTRGSGGTTHNIATGYIHKSYSDPDYDIAVVQVSNAFSFNSNVQAVGLTSSEPSAGTSVTTTGWGATSYEGSASNTLLAVTVQIVDRNTCNQAYGIITSRMICAGVNGGGKDACQGDSGGPLVSGSTQVGIVSWGNECALADYPGVYTNVANLRSWIKDATGV; encoded by the exons ATGGGTAGTCGAATCGTCGGAGGTACCCAAGTcagcatctcccagtacccatgGCAGCTCTACTTCACCAT TGGCAACTACATGTGTGGCGCCTCAATCATCAGCAACACCTGGGCTCTGTCTGCAGCCCACTGTGTAGACGGCTTTTCCACCAACCAGATGCTGCTGCGCGCTGGCACCTCCACCAGGGGTAGCGGTGGCACCACTCACAACATCGCCACCGGCTACATACACAAAAGCTACTCTGATCCCGACTACGACATCGCCGTCGTGCAGGTATCCAACGCCTTCAGCTTCAACAGCAACGTGCAGGCCGTGGGTCTGACCTCGTCAGAGCCCTCTGCCGGAACCTCAGTAACAACCACTGGCTGGGGAGCCACCTCCTACGAGGGCAGCGCCTCCAACACGCTGCTGGCGGTCACCGTCCAGATCGTAGACCGCAACACGTGCAATCAGGCCTACGGCATCATCACCAGCCGCATGATCTGTGCAGGAGTGAACGGAGGCGGCAAGGACGCCTGCCAGGGAGACAGCGGCGGTCCTCTGGTGTCCGGCTCCACCCAGGTGGGCATCGTCTCCTGGGGCAATGAGTGCGCCTTGGCCGACTATCCTGGTGTCTACACCAATGTAGCCAACTTGAGATCTTGGATCAAAGACGCTACAGGAGTTTAA